The following nucleotide sequence is from Aedes aegypti strain LVP_AGWG chromosome 3, AaegL5.0 Primary Assembly, whole genome shotgun sequence.
acTCACATAAGGACTAGATATGTTTTAATCACTCATCGCACCAGAAGCATTCtagacaaaaatgaaaaacaacatttgttatggaGTGCAGATAGTTTAAAACACTGTAATTTGTAGCGTTTCTTTTTCTTATGGGATGAAAACTACGATGCAagattacagaaatcataataGGAATAAGGGTACATGAATTTCGTCGTAATCTactagtgggactgttatgcgggtactttcaatCAGAGTTTATATACACAtagttgcgcgaagagacttctttgaatgctTGCTCTTCTTTATCTTCGAAAacagcccctatctgttttgctggtctgctcgataggtagacggtttgacagttcgagaggtagatttggtttcactcttcgcgcaactcttcattcatagactctgctttcaatatgggacgcacatgatttggtatttttttcgcattttgtccatacaaaaatacaattttaagTATGATACCATGAAGTACACTAACAATAAACATGATTCATGAAGAAAactcaaaagtgatgaaaattgaaatgggaCTGTTTTACGAGTATGGGCAGTGGTGAGCCTGCAAGTAATACTCCTGTAACCCGGCCCTTACAACAAAGGACTCCTTGAGCGGTCTATCTGTTTAACATGATGCGCGACAGTATTCTGTACGCCTAATTCAGCTGGTCAATTCATCTGTGATTGGCACATTCCAGtgtgtgccctttcttgtagattggacGTATGAGGCCATTTAACCAACCGGTGGGCATTTCTTCGTCCTTTCATACCTCCAGAAGTACACGGTGGATCGattggtaaagctgctcacttccggtATTTCGTCCTTCCaccagccttacagttcttcagctcgctgataacTTTTTTAACCTCTCTCTGTATTTTATATCACCGAACTGTATAGCTGTTGTAATATTTGCGAAAATCACCGGGGTCTATAAAATGAGCTCGGCCCTGggttagttcatctcgggaccgaCGGCTTTACTTcgcttccgaaggaagtcgtcactacaacCGTTTTGGTCAAAAGTGACTATCTCGGCGATGGAATTCGATCCCAGGTTCTTGGCGTGCTTGGTAATAAAATTGAACATGCTcttttgaattatgaatgtcAATTTTATTACCAAGCTTCATATTAAAGCAACAAAATATTACTTGACAATTCATGAAAGTTCGATGAATTATAAAATTTATCAAAGATTTTGCCAAGAATCTGGTCAGCACCCTGACATTTATTTATCCACCAATGATTTTGTAATGAATTCATTGAGGAtcctataaaaaaaatactaagaaTGACTGGAATAAATCcgccaaatttattcaaaataccgTCAGGGACCTCATAAGCACTTAGTAATAGATCGAAAGATAGTCAAGCTAATAATCTAAATAACGGTCCAAACAAGAATCAGTACCTATCAGTACCTCCAGGAATCCACCAAACAGGAATTTCTCATGAATCTGGCAAGGATTTCAGTCAAGAACCAACTATATTTCCCGAGAAATTTGCCACAAATCTATTCAGTTTGGCTTTTCAGCAAACGCTAGGAATCAACTATGAATTATAAGAAATAATTTGCCAATGGTTAAAATCGTATTCGAAAttggtgaaaattttaaaaataaatctggaAAAAATGCAGGAATGCCAGATAACCGACGATTTTTTTAGCAGGGTTGTGCAAAATATGTACTAGAAATCGTTAACTACATCAGGgctcattcaaaaatgacgtccacatggcgtctactcgtttacagaaatgaaattccctgatatttccaggttctTCCAGGTTTagcaaaataattccaggttcaaggAATACTCTTATTTCAGATAGATAAAAAATTGATACTGCTCGTATTATTGTatgcgtttttcaatgattttctcaagcacttccatcagaatttatttcaagtaatttcccaaagattcagatagtgggcttcgtagccgtgcggttagtgtcaccgaggcatttagccgcatcgtgctaaggagtgtgggttcgattcccgcctcaggccggaaaacttttcgacaggaatgtcttccgactgtgccactgggcgttgcatgctagtccgttgtctagtgtggtgcttccttcaaagggcaaatagcccactggaagcattaacgtgtagtgtctttttttttaaaaaaaaaaaagatactttAATTTATTCAGAAGTGATTATTTCTTAtgttttcgagaattttccTGCAGCaattcatcaaagaattttgttttggacATCTCATGAATACAACCTGGTTTTTGCTAAATCTAACCGCTGAAATTAACTCAGagatcatcaggaattcctttgaagaATCTTTCAGACACTTTCCAAGACAGTCCCAAGTCGTCCAGAATTTTATCCGGTGATTTTTCCATCGATTCCCCTAGGATATCGTCAAAGACTCCTTTTTAGAACCTCTTTACAAATTTAaccagcaatttcttcaaagatgccTATAGgagtttcttttaaaattgttctcaagcatttcttcaagattttaaatagaaatttctctaaggatatctccaggaattaattataaattgcttcaggaattctcttCATACAGCTTAATTTAGCTGAATAAACTtttggaatttctcaaggaagcctttaaagattcttccagacatTTACAGAGGGAGGAGGGGACCTTTAAGTGCCGAAAAACGATGGAGGTCATAATTGAATCTTCTCTCACCAAAAGTTAGTCATGAAGCGAGTTGTTCGGCAGTCGTCAACCCTTTggcaaaataatgttttaaactTTAAAAAAGGGTATTTTTATGTTTGAACTGTTTGAGATTTATTTTTTCTCGATGTGTTCTACAATTTCCCGGCAGTTCCCTACGAAAGACGTTCTAGATGTCCTTCAATCCAAAATTACcaaattctgaaataaaaattaaaggtTTAGTGTTCCTTTCTAGGGTTTCAAATATTTCGTTTAAAGTTTAAGAATTGGGATCGGCTCAAAAATAGATTTTAAGAGCGTTTCAAAGTAATTGGCCTTTTTTGACCCTTAACACATAATGTTTAGGTAAATTGAAAACCGaacttagtactataccatttaattccactagagtttatatcctttcatagatatgcgtatttcgaccttaactgtaaggccgtcttcagtgtcgtgtactagactcgacttggtTTAGGTTTTCTTAATGTATTAAGAAGGGTGTGCATTCGCAATGGGTTCTGTTCGGACCAATCATTTCGCACCTTGTCTCTTCTCCAAAGTTTTATTTAACAAAATCACTACTCACCTTCACCTACAGGGTGCGCCCCCGCGACGTGCCGCTCCAGACTCTTCTTGTTGGCGTACTCTACCGGGCACCGTTTGCACTTGAACACTTTCTCCTGCGTGTGCGTTCTCATGTGCTGCTTCAAATGGCTCGATGTGCGGAAAGTTTTGGTGCACATTTCACAGCCGAATGGCTTCTCCCCCGTGTGAACCCTCATATGCTGCTTCAACTGTTCCTTAAAGCGGAAAATCTTCCCACAGTCATCACAGTTGAACTTCTTCAGGTCATGCACGGCCATGTGCTTCCGAAGATACATCCTCTGCTGGAACACTTGGTAACAAATGTGACACTGATGCTCCTCTTTGGTGTGCAGCTTCTTGTGAATCCGCAGAACGTCTCTGCTGACGAACTCTTTGCCACAAAGATCACATCCATAGCGTACGTTTTGATGAACCTGTCGAATGTGATCCGTTAAGGTTCTTTTGAACGAGTACGACTTATCACAGTCCGGACATTTGAAGGGTTGACCCGAGGGATCGGAATGCCGAAGCATGTGATGCTTCATCTTGGTTTTAACTATCATTCCACATATGGGACACTGCTCGCTACGCTGCTTCAAGGAAGATTTGCCGACTGACTCTTCCGATTCCAACTTTACTTTAATTCGCCGCTTTTTTCGTCTTTGCTGAATAACATTCTTTTCGCTTGCGACTGATGATTCGGATCTCAGATCCTCCCTTTCTATTACCAATTCCTTCAACTTCTGTTCAGTGTCAGATTGTGGAAGCGGTATAAACTTCTTTTCTGTTTCCTCCACTAATGTTTCTGTTCCATTCAATGTTTCTATTATAGTTACGTTTTCGAGGACTACATTCTCCGGCAGATTCTGAAGAATCTCAATTTCGTAGATTTCGTTGCTTCTCGTGACTTCAGTTTCTTCCTGATCCTCTTCAAGGTAATGTTCATCGTCGTCATCTGGATCGCTTTCCCTGTTGGTCCCATCTTCGATCCCATTCGGCTCAAGATGGTCACGGACTTTGAGCAGCAGCTTTGTGTTCGCGATGAAGTTCTCCTGGAATCGATTCCATTGGACCAAACTGTCCACGCATCGTTCACATATGTTGTTCGGCAAACCGTACTCGTCCTCCGGATTGAACTGtgaattaaaatataaaagtttagCGACaccaattctcgaaaacttattcaaacagactcaagtcaaaaaagtaaaaacttgctttatcgattctacgtatttcgcagacgaaattctacacattttgctctaaaccaactcgatttttcacttttagaacgtttactttccggatttactaaacgacgaaagtaagattttcaacttttgctACCTAACCacgccgctccgctgtatggagagacaaagtgacttaaccacgaatcgaaacaaaacattacttgagtcgattttacactggtagaaaaacgtcgaaagtaactgaataaatcggcttatcattttgtaatattttttttgtgagaaATAACAGGatctccctagtttttgaatgcgagcttattgtatgcaaaatttaagcaatgtacacggcgaaaaaatgtcaaaaaggtcattttaaaacagttttagaagacaggttgtgattcttctgaattaattttctcaaaaccgtatggaagttacttacgtcgatttgaaaaagtaatcgagaattgaaTTAAAAGCATAGGGATGATAGAGACTAATAAGCGGCTTCTTCACTACCACTTAGGGATCTTCAAATAGGAACTTAAGAGACCTAATGCCTAAAGTAAAcaccaaaaagagaccaaataGGATCAAAAAAGAGACAAGGAAAAAAGAGAATAGGGATAGGTACAAGAGTTTTCTTAATGTTTTTCAGAAATCCTACAAGATAATTCTCTAGGAATATTTATGAGAGTTGCTTTTTTGAATGAGATATATAAGTATTACTATTTGGATTGctgtattattattttcaagattttatccaggaaATTAATCAGagttcaatttgaaaatttgcccACAGCTTCTTCAAGGTGTTATCTTACAGATTGAAAAAACCCTAAAATTGTAttatgtaattaatggacctccaggaatttacagggctggtagcgactcgatgtcttgaaaataggaacttAAGGAACCTCGTGTCTGCAAAAAGAGACCAGACAGGAGCCAAAAAGAGACCCAACATAAACCTAACAGGAATCAGGAAATAAGAGTTTTCATAAGGATTCAACAAATAAATCGACCAGATGATTTTCTCCAGGCATGTTAtcattttttcaggtatttatTCAAAGTTTCCTTCGGGTATTACTCCGAATATTTCTAAGGAGTTTATACAGTGATTCTTTCGAGaattccaagaattttttttcttgatgccttagaatttattttattttttgatttcatTCTAACGATGACCCCAGAAAATACTCCAGAGGCTCCACCAGGAATATCTCTAAAGATTCTTATAGCAATTTCTCAGAAAGTCCTATGGTCTACAAGAATTCACTCAATAATTTATGATATCGACTTTGCTAATAGTTCCCTCAAAATTTCTGTTTAATGCATCTTAAAGAATtcaatcagtaatttctccagagtcTAGAGGTTTTTtggatttgttttcaaaattgtctTCTAGGATTTCCTTAAGATTCCAATCAGTATTTACCGTTAAAAAATTCCAAGAATGCCTCGAAcgaatttatctagaaattcctccaggaatgttACCAGGTAATTGTCGAATGAAATTGGCAGaaaatattggagaaattcctaaaaataaaTCCGGGCATTATTTCAATGGGAAATCATAAAGTAATCACTGATGAAGTTCTGTAAAAATGCCTGACGCGCAGTGGTCGAGATTAACACAAATATCACGGAAAAATCCGCATTCCTAATATTTTACTACTTTTTTTTAGccataaataatattttgaaacatgCGGTTTAGGATTGAAGACTCTATTTTGGACTCTATTTGTTTTTCATATCTTTTTTTAACTAACTTTTAGGCAAATTTAGGTAAGAGGAATCTTCTTCAATCATTTCCCTAGTCTTGAAAGCGTGTTTGAACAAAATATCTCCACGGAGAGTGTCGGGGAGCAGTATTTACAGTATAAAGCATCTTTTATTTACTGATTTGACGCACTTGCAGTAGCGTTCATTCAACAAGGTGTGCTGAATCTAGATAAGAGACAAATTTGCACGGGTTTTGGTGAAAATGATTTAGTcgagttttgaagcaaaaatttaggTTTTTAGACAAGTGTCCGAacttgttggattttttttttcaattcttacatGTTTTCTTAACTATCTGATATTGTAGATGAatttttgactttgtttttcaacttaAAAGTAAGTAAGGAAATTTGGGTTTTGCAAGCTATTTGAAAAATCGACGTCTGTGTGACGAACTTTTACAAGGATCTCTGAATAAACTTTCGGAATCTTAAGgaagttttggaagatttttgagCAGAGATAATTATTGCAAACATCATCAATCGAACCCCTGGATCATATCCCGCAGGATTTTCTGAAGGGATTCTTGGAAAACATCAGACGGAACGCTTGACATAATTTGTGAGAAATAATTTAAGAGATTACTGGAACAATAGCTGTTGTATTTGATGGGGTGGAACCTTAAATTACCATTTAAGAATCCATAAAGATTTTACCTGAGAGATATTGGCAAACATTAAAATACTGTATAACCAATTCCTGAATAaactgctggagaaatttctggaggagcttCATGATGGATCCTTAGTTGATGAATTGGAATGGATAATGAAATTGATGAGTTCATGGAAGggaaaatggaaacattttctggaataatctaatactaataaattgaaaaaaaacgtaGAAAAAAGCGTAAAGGAAATCACACCCAATTTGTTGAAAGAATAACCGAAAAAGTAGGCGTAAGAACTCTTGGAGTAATCTTGTAGAGTTGCCGGAATAATCCATAGGCCCTACTAGATGCAGTAGCGTTGGAGTGCTCATGGATTTCTTAAAGCATATTCgaaagaaatttctctaagcatCTATTGAAATCACTGGAGGCATTTCTAAGCGTTTTCCTTTGAGATTAGGTAAACAAAATTCTGGAAGGAGTTTTCCAGAAGGTATCTCTGAAGTTAACAGTAGTAGCATTCCTAGAGCtcttcttcaaggaattttaggaaaaaaaataataacgtgTGGAATTTTATAACTATTCGCACTAAGATTTTTTCTTTTAGTCGCTTAAGATTTTTTCTGCACCCTCTAGAATTTTGAGCCACGATTCACCGCAACCAGTAAAGGGAAAGAAGTGTTCAGAGaac
It contains:
- the LOC5573739 gene encoding zinc finger protein 684 — translated: MNLENFDALQQRFEFVRQNYHRLCRFCLDTKNLLTIFYQADPITETTAASWEESAPEWVYNDERNIGGLLQKQYVQFNPEDEYGLPNNICERCVDSLVQWNRFQENFIANTKLLLKVRDHLEPNGIEDGTNRESDPDDDDEHYLEEDQEETEVTRSNEIYEIEILQNLPENVVLENVTIIETLNGTETLVEETEKKFIPLPQSDTEQKLKELVIEREDLRSESSVASEKNVIQQRRKKRRIKVKLESEESVGKSSLKQRSEQCPICGMIVKTKMKHHMLRHSDPSGQPFKCPDCDKSYSFKRTLTDHIRQVHQNVRYGCDLCGKEFVSRDVLRIHKKLHTKEEHQCHICYQVFQQRMYLRKHMAVHDLKKFNCDDCGKIFRFKEQLKQHMRVHTGEKPFGCEMCTKTFRTSSHLKQHMRTHTQEKVFKCKRCPVEYANKKSLERHVAGAHPVGEGE